GTTGTGACACGGCTGGTGAATCgctctttgttttctctcaacGTCTTGTATACCTGgagacaaagaaatatttaccCTGTATATCTAACAGCATCAAGCCACCACTCTGCTCCTACCCCCTGACAGGCTTTTGTCTATCCTGCGAAAATCCATCTGCTTTCAATTAAAGCATACAGACCCAAATATATCTCACTGGGAAAAGTGTCCataaagggtgtgtgtgtgtatatatgtatctacAAGATGAATGCACTCAGAAAACTATCTGCTCTTCATATGATGTCATGAATCTCAAGTTGTCTGGTTGCTTTCCATAAGCAAGCAAGCAACctttctgcagatgtttttgGGCTGCAGACCTGTTTCAAGAGGAACCAGATACAACAAAGGAAACGCAGacaaacaaaccccaagccTATTTGCAAGCTAGGCCATGCAACATGGCACAATGCAAGGCTGCAAAAAAGGAAGGCAAATTCGAGGCAAAAAAGCAACTCCAGCTTCAAAAGCCTAGAGCAGCTGGACAGAACAAGCAAACGACCTTAATGGATTTCCTCAGGCCAGATGTTACCGGCATGATGTTAGTGCTTTTCAAACACAGGAGCATGGCTGTTCTAGCAACTGCCTTCAGCTGGAAGAGATTCCCAAGCCTGAACGCTGACCTTCTGTTTATTTGTCTGTTAAATTCAGGATATAGTACGAGTATAGCCTGCATGTTCTGGGGACAGAATTTAGTGAAACAGACAAGGAGGGAACATCCTTTAAGACATCATGTTAACTTCCAAGTTATGTAGAGAAGTAATGTAGAGAAGCAAAAGACAATGAGACTGCTGGAAGCAGGTCGAAGTATAGTATTTGCCCCCACAGCTGATTAATTAGAGGGaagcaaacaattttttaaGTCAAAACTAGTCTTGCTACTAATCTGTATCACATGTACAAGacatttaactttcattttgcaTTGTTTATAAAAGGGAGGAAGTCCATCAAGACAGTCTGAAACACAACCATCTATCCAATGGCTGTATTTTGAATTGTGAAAGAATATTAAAACTGGAACATTTCcagcaagaaataaaagcctCCTGCAGCCAATGCCAAACCACGTACTGTTAGCTAACTGAGTGTTATGACATCCAAACTATGTTTGACCAGAAGTTAATACCTTTGGGGAACTGAAATCTTTTACTTCCTACATATTATGCATTTTATCAATTCCCACAATTAGGTGCTTTATAACAGCCAACAGTCTAAAACAAGAACTGATTAATTTAATGCCAGACATGAAAAAAGCACAGGCAGACAAAAGCATATCCAGGGAACTGAAACAATTGTcaaaaataccagaaaacaagaacttattagcattaaaaagaattaaaataattttaaagcctTTTGCTTAAACATATAAAAGTCACGGTTAACAAAACTACCTCTGCTTTTGCAAGCAGAACcatgaagatttattttaagtgaGTCTGAAGGGCTGCATACAGCAAATTATATCTGATCCCTTAGAAAAAAGTGACTACTACATACAGGCAAAAAACAAGTCACGTCTTCAGAATAGTTTTTTCCAAAGGGACAATGCCAAATTCTTTCTAATCAGAAACACAGCTGTGTACTTTGCCAGCTAATGGAGCAATATTTCAGTGCTcttctctgaagaaatcaaagctagacatgttttcttttctttcctctagcATATTTACATTTagttgatttcctttttttgcataCCAACACTGCTGATATCAGAATAGATGCATTaatttgtgcctttcagatggTCACACATTGAGGATGGCCAATTGCTTTTAGCTTTAATGTGGAAAAGTTAATTCTAAGGCAATTTTTCCCACTAACAACAACACTGTTTGAGAATATCAAATCTGTAAACGTAAATTATTTGACAGTATCCCTTGAAATTAAGTATCCTTAATTTCCTGAGGCCAGGAAGCACAAAGTTTAGTTAAAGTACATAGACATACAGAAAAGTACCCTCCGTCCACCCTCTCACCCATTAGAACACATTTAAGCATCTTACATAAGCTCCTGTCCCAGTGACTGTTCCTCCTACAATTAAGTACAACAACAGGTTGCTGCCAGCTTTGCCAGGAACACCTGAGGACGTCAGTGATCTAGAAGGGCATCTTAGATGATGACATTGCAAAACTGTAGTTGAAGACAGGCaatgaaagagaagagaaggaaagagctGAACATTAAGGACTTTTGATTAAACAGAtcctgggaaaagcagaatgTGCTTTGTAATTTCAGTTACcttgtttgtaaaaaaaaaaaaaaaaaaaagtacagtacAGCAGGGCACAGTAAAGCGTATTTAAAGGGACTAGCAAAAGACTTTTCCTCTATGCACTATTTTGAATTTATCTCCCAGGAGCCTTCTGCATGTGAAGAGTTTCATTAGCAGAAAATAAGGACTCAGAACTTTCAATGAATATGACCCTcagagaaagaatttgaaacaaGTATTTGTATGATGTAAACTTAGGACCCATTCACTCCTAGGTAATGCTGCTACCCTTCAGCTGTCTGGGAATGTGATTTACTCTCTAAGTTGGGCTGAAAAGCTTTATCCTTTTCAATCTTTCAAGTAGGGCATAAAGGTATGCTGGCAAACTTTGGGTTGATTTGGCATACTTACACAAGCTAAATGCTAATGTTTTGAACTGAGATTTAGCAAACAATGGTTTACTTTGGTATCAAAAGCATGTACCATCCAAGTCTCCCTCAAGTATATGCTACTATCATACACAAGGCAACAGACAGCTGTGGTTGATCAtaatatgtggaaaaaaaaaaggggggtgtgACTTCACAGTAAAGAAACCTAAAAGGTAACTGaaattacagttaaaaaaattattgaagTTAATTTCCAGCCAGCTCAGTTAGCTCCCCTTGAAGgtttctgaaggaagaaatagTTACAGAGGTAAAAAGCTACGTGAAGTCAGCCAAAATACTGCAAATGCCTGATAGGAGAGATGTATCGCAGCTTTTTTCCATGAACTACCTTTCTACTTACATAGGCACCCGCTCCTAATGTTGATAAGCCCACAATAAGGACAAAAACAGAACTATCGCCTTTGCCCCCAGGCACACCAGAGCTAGCCACTTGTCTGCTCATCTGCAGTTTTATGGGAACATTCCAGCGCTGCAACAAGTTGCCTAAAGAATACAATTCAttagagaaaaacacaaaatacaaagttATGTTTTGAAATTTAGAGACCAAGTAATTTCTGCACCCATGTAAACAAGCTATTTGTTTGAAAAGCCCAGGACCACATCAGAGTGACTAGTGAATTATTCTCTGCCACAACAAACTGCTCCAGGCAGCTGTGGATACCAAAGCCATCTGTAAGATCAAAGAGTAACTGAACATGTTAATAGCAGGAACGTCTATGAGGAAGCTAGAAAGACTATCTCCAGCTGAAGAAGCCTTCAAGCCGCACAGCACTGGGAGATTCATCAGAGATGCGCACGTACTGCATGTCTGCTGTTCTTACGCCTTTCTTCAGGCCACTTCTCTCAGAGGCAGGGACTGGTCTAATGATGCGCTCTGCTCCACCATGTGCGAGCAGAGGCTAGTGTAACCTTGTCAGGACAAGCAGTAGGTATGGttatacaaggaaaaaaaatccctttgctgACAAAGATTATTCCACTGAGGTAAACTACCAGCAGAAAGAGGCTTCTGCTGACAAAAAGGGCATTCCAAATGAAAAGGAGTAGCAATGCTTGCCAATCCAGATGAAGGCATCCACCAGCAGGCAAGCAAGACAAAGAGTGCATGTAGCTGAACAGCtacataatattttattttactatagTTTAATCACAGACTCTTGCCTGTCCCAATTAGATCGCTAAATAGTGATGGCTTTGAGCACTGTGTTTAtaccccagccagccagctgaaGCTTGCAGAAGTGGTTGGGCCTTTCTGCAGAACTTATTCCCACCACGCAGGAAACACCTTCCACCCTCCTCCGAGCCTCAGCCGACACGCCGGCTGCTACACCCCTTTGATCTCTTTGCCTAAACACACATATTTGTGATATAAACCAGCAGCAAAGTCACCAGCATCCAAATAGATATGGATACGCCAAATAGCCCCATCGAACTTACGGtttccaaaacacagaagtttCCCTTCCCACTCCCGGGAGCGGAGCACCGGCACCTCCCTGCACCCGTTACCCACAAGCCTCGCCCGGGGCGGCGGAGCCGAGCTGCCAGTGCACCGAGGGCAGCGCAGCGCCCCGCTCCCGTCCCGCCGCCAAAAGCCTTCCTGTGAAATTCCCGCCCAGCGCCGCTGGAATCGCGGTCCGGGTGCCCTTTCCCCGGCTGACGGGAGCCGAGGGCCGCCGAGCAAGCTGCAGCTTTGGGAAATCGCGGCTCCCGACCGCACCCGCCCCCCCGGGCAGCgacccagcaggatgggggctCTAGGCCGGGCCGCCGCCAAGCCCGGGCACACAGGCCCGGCCCCACGGGGAGGGACGCCCCGACCCGCCTGTGAGAGGAAGCCAGCGGCAGGGAacccgcccgcccccccgcgcagagccccgggcccgccgccccgAGCGAGCCCCCACCCCAGACCCGGGCCTGCCGTACCAGCGCGCCTCCGTACCAGAAGCGGCCGGCCCCGACTCACcggcggcagcgcggccccgcggcgcaGGACTGAGAGGACGCAGGGCACACACCAggccccccgcggcggcggcggccatGCGGCAGCGGAACATGTCGCCGGTCGCCTCACGCCGCACTCGCTCCCGCCGGCCCGACCCCACCGCCCGCACTGCGCGtgcgccgccgcccgctccccaTTGGCCGCCGGCGCCGCGCCTCCGCCGGCCCTTCCGGGCGGCCGCTCTGCCCCGCCGTCTCTGTGGTGGGGCCGCAATGTtgcggccgccccgccgcctcccgcgccCGCTTCGCCGCGCCACCGCCACCGTCGCCGGGTCCGGCCACCGTCTCCTGCTCTCCACGCCCATCTTCTACGCTAACGGGCCGCCGCACATCGGGCATCTCTACTCCGCTCTCTTGGCCGACGCGCTGCACCGCTACCGCGGCCTCCGCAGAGCCGGCCCGGGCCGCCTCTCCACGGGTGAGTATGGGCCCGCCAggcgccgcggccccgcgcctGGCACACAGCCtccggcccagcccggccctGGGGCTGAGCCGCCTCCCCCGGGGCTGTCCCCGGGGCCATGAGTCTGTCGCCGTTCCCTGTGTCGCCAGGTCGTCCCCAAGGCCCGTGtccccgcgggggcgggggggcaggccccgcgccccccgccaCGGCCCCCGCGGCACCCAGGCCTCTCTGCCGTTTCAGGGACCGATGAGCACGGGATGAAGATCCAACAGGCCGCGACCGCGGCAGGAACGTCGCCCTCGGAGCTCTGTGAGCGGGCCTCGGGCCTCTTCCGCCAGGCCTTGACCCAGGCCGCCGTCTCCTTCACCGACTTCACCCGCACGAGCGAGCCCCACCACCAGCAGGCAGTGCGCCATTTCTGGGGTGCCCTCCAGGATGGCGGGGCACTCTACAAAGGGTCTTACGAGGGCTGGTACTGCACTCCCGAGGAGTGCTTCCTGCCTGAGAGCCAGCTCGCTGAGCGCAGGGATGCCCAGGGACGCCTGTGCAGGGTGTCTTTGGAGACCGGCCATCAGGTAACAGCATGTGCACCATCCCGGTCAAGGGCAGCCACGCTTGTGGGAGGCACTGCACGCTCATCTGTCACTCTGGTCTGGCCACATTTGGGGGGGTTTAATGCTTCCTGTAGCCTTTTGTAGTTATCTCAGCAGAGACTCGCCAGTATTTCACAGAATGTCTCTTCCGTGTTTACAGTGGTATGTGGCTATGCAAGGGAGAGGTGCCAAAACCCCAACCGGTAGATGCACAGTTCAGCCGTGTGCTATGGGaggggctcagctgctgctgggttcCATGGGCAGGTGGCCTAGAAGCAGCGTTTTAAAGCCATGATGAAATAAGTTGGCTGTGCAGAAGGATAAAAGATAAAACTGAGGTAGTTGTTGCGTGTCTGGAGTTTCAGACCTATTTGGTGAGACAATTCGGTTTGGCCTCTGGATGCTTTTCATCAATCTTGCTGCATGGGTTTCAGCCCTACATAAAACACCATAACATGGTCTGCCTGTGGTCTAGCCCAATGACTGAATAGCAGTGCAACCAGGAGTGTGGTACCTGACCAAGAGTCTCTccactgctgcattttctgtcaGGTGTTGGGAGTTACATGATTTAATCCAGTAGTTGCAGATAGTTGTGCctcagagctgagcagaggtTATGCTCTTGTGATATTTGTATGGGGCTGGGGCGTTGGAGTATTGATTCACGCAGAAGGGGGTATGTTGGCAAATAATGTCTCTTGATAAAGCAGCTAATGTGGTTTAGGGGAAAGAGAAATTTCCaggcaaagaaataattctttagAACTAAAATAGTAAGTGAAGCTTCAAAGTTAAATATACCCTGAGAACAGTTACTTGCCTTAGCTGCATAGCAAACTGTCCAAGAGAAACAGTAGCATACGTGGTACAGAGAAAATCTTGCAGGGTGGTGGAAAGAGATGGTAGGTGTTTTATCTCCAACCAAAGACAATTGGGTTGCTTGAGACACTGCTTGAGGGTTTTGTGAAGGAAAAGGGGGAGCTTACAACATGCCATAAAACCTGTACTTCTGTCAAGTGTCTGGTTTTTGGTGTCCAGTAGAGCCTGGGGGTGAAAAGCTCATCTTTAAATGATGTTCTTCAGGACTTCCTTGAACCCAGAGAGATCAGAGTCTGTTGTGTAGAAAATCATCTCCCTTCTTCACTCTGCTTATGTGCTTTTGTGTCCTTTAATGTGCAGAGAAGCTAGAGAGGAGCAAACCCCCAATGTGGTCAGGGTATGGAGCGCAGGCCTACAAGAGGTAGAGGGAACTGCACCAGTTTAATTTGGCAGACAGGATGCGAAGGGACAAGCTAATAGCAGACTGCACCTATGCACAGGGCAGTTAGAAAGAGCCCAAAGCCCTATGCTTGTCGGGGGTGCCAGGTGCTAGACCAAAGTAATGCTGCCACAAGCTGTGCTGCGCAGTCAGGCTGAGCATTAGGATAAGCTCTTCCCCCAGGAGGGTGGTGCAGTCATGGAGCAGGTCCCCAGCAATGTGGGGGAGCCCCAGCCTTGGGGTGTCCAGTCTTGGCTGGGTAAAGCTCCAGTCACCttggctggtgccagccctgctgtgagcaggctgtggggctggagagagGTGGAGGGCCCACCCCACCTCTGCTGCTCTCATTTTATGGATTCATTCTGGTGTGGAGAGGTGGATTAGTTTACCTGTAGAGTGAGCAGATGCTCCTTTGCGGGACCAGGAACTGCACTGTTCTGTATTCACTGGAAGGGGAGCTGTATTTGTTGAAGTCATTGCTCAGGTCCAGCCAGGAGACAGTTGGTGCATGTGGCGCTGCAGGAATTCTCTTTCCAGTGAGGAAACGAGCTGGGAACTAACTGTCCACAGAGCATACTGAGAAAGCCCTGGGGAGGTTGGTGAAGAAGCTGAACCATGAGGCAGCAAAGCCAGCCAGCGGAATAATCCTGAGCTATATGAACAGGAGCAATGCCTGTTCAAGGGATGTGATTgtccccctctgctcagcactctAATGAGCATGTCTAGTTTCTGCATCCAGTTTTCCAGCCCGCAATACAGGAAACAGTTTAGAAACTGGAAGAAGTTCAGTGGAGGGCCACCATGATGGTTAGGATGCTGGAGCACTTGCCTTttggggagaggctgagggaaccGGCTTCTTCATCCATAGAGAAGACAAAATTTTGGGAGGCCCTAGTGGCAGAAGCTCCCCAATAGCTACGAGGAGGTCATCAAGGAGATGGAGCCAGGTTCTTTTAATGGTACATGGCAGGAGGATGAGAAAATGGGCTTAAGTTGAAACTCGAGAGGCTTAGACTGGATTTACAGAGAAACTTCTTTCCCATGAGAGCCAGGCAgcagaacaggctgcctggggaggttcTGCAGTCCTGCATCCTTAGAGGTTTTCAAGACATGCCTGGCTAAATCCCTGAGTAACTTGTTCTAACCCCACAGGTAACTGCTGTGAGTAGGAGGCTGGGCTCCTAAGGTCAGGCCTGTTTGAAGGTCAGGAGAGATGGCTCACAgatttctctgcagagcagataTTCCAGTAACTGTTCACAGGCAAGCCCTGAACGAAGACAATGGGTTTGCAGGTTGTTATAATTACTCTGCCCTTTATCAACCTGTCTGTATGCTCCAAGTTCTAACTTACTAGCTCTCAGGAGACAGCCTATTTCTAGTCTCTTTTGCCCTTCCCACTGAGGAGTTTTCTACTCACTTGTGAACCACCTTTCCTGCAGGTGGCTAGCTGATAGGTAGCCCAGCTCTTGTCACTGAGCAGATGACGCAACGTGAGCTCTTCAGAGCTAAACACCAGACTTGGTCAGAGTTTTGGACAAAATTGCAGATCCCACTTTGAGTTGGCTTTTGTGTCCTGACTTGTTACCAAAAGGATCACTGGATTGTGTAAAAGGGCATGTTGGAGGGAGGACATGGcactggcactggctctgtgtGAAGCATTACTACGGGACAGAACCCTGAGAGCTGGTACCCAGAGACTGAAAAAggttacagaaaaacaaagaatttaGGGGGTGGGACCGAAACATTTTTGTCTAACTTGTTTATGATTTGTGTAGAGAAGAGTATTTCTTTTGGGGTGACCTTCTAATCAAGTAAGCAAAGGTGGTATTTGCTACTGGCTGCTACTGAAATTAGATAAATTAAACTACATTGTAAAGCAGTGTTGTACCATTAGGACTAATTATTCCTTAGGGCATCTCAGCTTGAGGTGAGGTAGGCTCTTTACTGCTTTTGTTGAGAGTGAAGTGCTTTCTGGCTCGGTCAGAAGTTACTGGGTTCAGTGTCAGACACTGAAACTCTCCTGTGTGATGCCAAAGCCTAAACTTTCTTATCTTAGAGCCTTATTTAGCTTTAAAAGGTAAGAATTCTTGACCTAGCCATAGATCTCTTGAGTGCCTTTACACAGCTTACTTATACCATATCTATGCAGAAATTTTTCATTAATGTAGCTAAATGTGTTGTTTAATGAATTTGAATGTATGGGAGAAGTGCTGCCAGTACATTAACATGATTATAGGCTACCAAAGTTAGTAACTAAGATGCACTGATGcttcaaaagaggaaaaagaggaacaCAGCAcctagaagaaaagcaaaggcatgCACCAGGATTGTTAGTAAGGCAGTAATTAACAATtatcattttgtctttttattattttctactattactgcaaaaaaaatccttacgAAGGTGTATTCTCGTCTCCCTAATTCTTGCCTGCTGAAAGATAAATCTGGCAGGTAGAAAGATATTGCTTTCCCTGGGGAATAAGCATCTTTAAAAGCAGAGTGATGAGCCATCCCAAATGCCTGAGTCCTGGGGAGCCCAGTGAGGTGGTGTCTGAGGAGAGGAAGTTTCAGCTAGTCACAGAAAGATCCCGGGGGCTTTACACATGGCAGGGAGCACACCCAAATGCAGAGGGAGCATGTGACAAACTCCACGCTGAGAATGCTGTATTCAGATTGTAAAACTTTGCAGAGCATTTGGGCTGTAATTCTTTTCTCTCCTACCTTCTCAGGTGCACTGGACCAAAGAGGAGAATTATATGTTCAGGCTCTCAGCGTTCCAGGATCCATTGCGGAATTGGCTCCGGGATAACCCACGCACCATTTCCCCTGACCCTTTCTACCAGCTCGTGCTTCACTGGCTGGAAGAGGACTTGCCAGACTTGTCTGTCTCTCGTGAGAGAAGCCGGCTGCAGTGGGGTATCCCTGTCCCCAGTGACTCAACACAAACTATTTATGTATGGGTAGATGCCTTGGTGAACTATCTGAGCGTGGTGGGCTACCCCGAGACACACGGCGAGTGGTGGCCTGCTGCACACCATGTTGTGGGCAAGGACATCCTCAAGTTTCACGCTGTCTACTGGCCAGCGCTGCTGatagcagcagggctggctccccCTGAGCGAATCTTTGTGCACTCCCACTGGACTGTCCATGGGCAGAAGATGTCCAAAAGCCTGGGCAACGTGATTGATCCTTTTGCTTGTATCAGACAGTACACAGTAGATGGATTTAGGTACTTCCTGCTAAGGCAGGGTGTCCCTGAACGGGATTGTGACTATTATGATGAGAAGGTTGTTAAGCTAGTGAATTCAGAACTGGCAGATGCACTTGGGGGGCTTCTGAATCGGTCAACGGCCCTCAGCATTAACCCCAGCAACACTTACCCTTGTTTCTCACAGTCTTGTTTTCCAAATGTCTTGGATTACAGGGAGACAAAAGGCATGGGCAGGGCTTCTGCTGAAGACTATGAGTTCGTGGCATCTGTGGCTTCCCTGCCTCTGCAGGTGGCTAGTTATTTTGAAGGTTTCCAGATCTACAAGGCTTTAGAATGTATTGCCCTGTGTGTAAGGCAGACCAACAGTTTCTTCCAGAGACACAGGCCTTGGAAACTCAACCGAAAAgaccctgcagagcagctgtggcttgaCACCATCATCCACATTACGCTGGAATGTCTGCGTGTCTATGGGACTCTCCTCCAGCCCGTGATCCCACACACTGCAGACAGGTTGCTTTCCAGGCTGGGTGTTGAGCCagaagagagagatctctcaAGTTTGACATTTCTGCCACGCTACAGTGGGAAGCTATGTCCCTTTGAAGGCAGACAGCTTGGACCTGACACCGGCATCTTATTTCACAGAGTAGAGAAGCCAAGACAGCAGCAGATAGAAACCAAGAAGCTGTAGTCTCTGACAACAGCTTCTGTAAATAAAAGCCTCTGGGAACTCCCAGAAAATGTTGTCTTTGTTAAAAGCATGTTCCTCCCATCTCTCAGTAGTAGTATGAAGTGAGTGAGTGGAAGACTGGACTGGactgggcagggctgtgctgtccTGCCTAGGTGACCATTGTAGGTCTCTGCCTGATGTGGGACACATACACACTGGGGCAGATTGGTTGCATGTGCGGGGCTAAGAGCTAGGAAAGCTTGGGTAACACCTAATTAGTTAAGCTGGTAACAGAATGAACTGAAGACACAGCCTAGGATTTtaatattgctgctttttttccctgatgtaTTTTACGGGATATAAAAAGTGGCTGAGGCAAATATTTATCATGCAGCTCTGTAATAGAGAGCCATCTTGCCTGTCTCCTACCTTCCTTCCTGGCCCCTTTACCTTGTCTTTTCTGATATAAGGAGTGCGTCAGGTGCTctactgaaagcattttaaacatgAATGTGGCAGCCAGTCTGCTTAGCAGTCTCTTCCAGAGACAGCAGCTCCCGAGCTTGCCTGCTTGCGATCCCTCCCTACCCTTCAAGGCTGAGTCTCCAGTAGGATCAAACCACCCCTGAGGAAGGACAGGGTCTTTCTTTCAAGGGCCTTCTCAGTGTTCCTAATCCCACAGAGAAAGGGCTgagcagcagttctgcagctgctgtcctggTCTCAACTTCGCCCCGTGGGGTTTTGGCCAGGCCAGAAGTAGCTGGGGACAGTCAGAAATGGTTTCCTTGTAACGTCTTTGGGGGACAGTCCAAATGGATCTGTCGGGTCCATCAGGTGAGCTTCCTTTGTGGGCCAAAACTTTAGTCCAGCTGATGTCTATGTGTGCCTTGGAGAGGATCCCTTCTGTGTGACTGCTCTTTATGCTGGAGGTGCTCCAGTGACCCAGGGTGGTTCAGCAGTTGAATGGGTGGTCTCACTCGGCTGTGTAGACCTGCAGACGAGCAAAACTGGGAAGGGAGGATCTGTTTCAGGCCCAAACTCAGCTTTATGAGGCTTTTCCACCTGCTGCATGATTTATTGCATcctctttgtttcatttcagtgctgctggaaggaggCAGCTGGGCCCTGGTACCCTGGGGCAGTTGTGACTATGTGGGGACCTCTGGTAAATCCTTCCCAGCTTTTGGCTGCTCCAGTTCCTATCAAGTGCCTGCACTGTAGGAGTCCTCTTGTATCAGGAGGCAGTTTTGGGGGGCTGTGTCaccaggggcagcaggagcagcacggGCCCCCTCAGAGCTCTGTGAGGTTCTGCAGACACAGTGAAGGGCAGAATGTGCCGCTTCTCCCTCGTGTTGCTCTTCTGGTTCTCCTCGATGCCTatcctgtgctggcagcatgcTGGCTGGACTGTTTGAGGTTGCCCACGAGAAGAAAGACGGCCCCCTCAGTCCCTTCCTGCGGGGGTAATCCTCCTCCCCTGGGTGGTGTTACCCTGGTACCCCTCCCGCCTGCGTGCATGTTTCACACTACAGGCCACCATGCCCTTGTGCCGTGGGTGCTGGCTCCCAGCGCAGGCAGAGgcacctgctgccctgctccacCCATGAGGGACAGGGACAAGAGAGAGACCCCATCCTGTTCCCCATCATgtctggtgctggcagcagcaggcggCAGCGCCATCGCAGCCCCGGGCAGCCGGGAGTGGAGGCCCAACTCATCTcgaagcaggagctgctgcgCATCCCGCTGCCAGCGCGGGCAGCCCCATCGGTGCCAGAGCACCCACGCGCTGCCCGCACGGGGCTGCTCTGCACGCCGGCGTGCCCCCACGGCATACGGCAGGAGCCCGAGAGTGGCCCCGGAGTCGCACATCGCGGTGGCAGCGAGCGCACTGGCAGAGCCCGACTTTGGGCGTGTGGGCGCTCGTGTCCCCCGGTGCCGGGTCCCGCCCCGCATTGCTCCCGCCAGCGCCCTCGGGCTGGCCTCGGCCCTCCCGGGAGGAGCCCGATCCCTGCCCGCCTGCGGGGCCAGTCTGTGCCCGCGGGCTGCGGTGCCGAGCCCATGGCCGTGTCACCCCCCCCGGTGCCCCGGCGGGTCCCCGCAGCCCAGGGCCCGTCGGGGACAGCAGGTGGCGTTgtgccgcggggcggggccgtgccggtgccggtgccggggcgcggggcggggccgtgccggtgccggtgccggggcgcggggcggtgcGGCCCCATGAGGCGgtgagggcggcggcggcgcgggatggcggcgggcggcggcgggcggccgccgggcCCCGACTCCTCGCTGGAGCCCTACGTGCAGACCCGCATCTTTAAGATCATCGTGATCGGAGACTCCAACGTGGGCAAGACGTGCCTGACTTTCCGCTTCTGCGGGGGCACCTTCCC
The genomic region above belongs to Falco peregrinus isolate bFalPer1 chromosome 13, bFalPer1.pri, whole genome shotgun sequence and contains:
- the MARS2 gene encoding methionine--tRNA ligase, mitochondrial — encoded protein: MFRLSAFQDPLRNWLRDNPRTISPDPFYQLVLHWLEEDLPDLSVSRERSRLQWGIPVPSDSTQTIYVWVDALVNYLSVVGYPETHGEWWPAAHHVVGKDILKFHAVYWPALLIAAGLAPPERIFVHSHWTVHGQKMSKSLGNVIDPFACIRQYTVDGFRYFLLRQGVPERDCDYYDEKVVKLVNSELADALGGLLNRSTALSINPSNTYPCFSQSCFPNVLDYRETKGMGRASAEDYEFVASVASLPLQVASYFEGFQIYKALECIALCVRQTNSFFQRHRPWKLNRKDPAEQLWLDTIIHITLECLRVYGTLLQPVIPHTADRLLSRLGVEPEERDLSSLTFLPRYSGKLCPFEGRQLGPDTGILFHRVEKPRQQQIETKKL